The DNA sequence AGGGGGGTTACGGTCTCCTCCGTGCGGCCGTCCCGGTTCCATGTCCCCAGGACTTCGTAGGGATCGTCGGCCAGGGGGCCGATCACGGCCAGCGACCGCACCCCGCGGGACAACGGGAGGAGGCGGCCGCGGTTTTTGAGCAGGACGACGCTTTCGCGCGCCGCCTGCCGGGCCAGTTCCAGGTGCGCCGGTTCCGGTTTCGGGTCGGGTCCCGCTGCACAGGGGCGCCTCCCGTCGAACAGGCCGAGCCGGAACTTGACCTCCAGGATGCGGCGGGCCGCCTCGTCGACGAGCCCGGGCGGCACCTCCCCCGAGGTCACCAGTTCCTCGAGGTGGTCGGCGTAGGCCGTGCTCTGCATTTCCATGTCAACCCCCGCCAGGAGCGCCTTCCGGGCCGCGTCGCCGAGGTCGGTGCAGAACCCGTGCTCGATCATTTCCGCCGGTGCCTGCCAGTCGCTGACCACGAAGCCGCCGAATCCCCACTCCTCGCGCAGGATCCTGCGGAGCAGGTGCGCGCTGCCGGTCGCGGGCACCCCGTTGAGTTCGTTGAACGCCGTCATCACCGTGGCGACGCCGGCGTCGACGGCGGCCCTGAACGGCGGGAGGTGGACGTCGCGCAGGAGCCCCTCGGGAAGGCTTACGGTGTCGTAGTCGCGCCCCCCCTCCACCGCCCCGTACCCGGCGAAATGCTTGGCGCACGCCGCGACGGCGTCGGGATCGGAGAGGTCGTTCCCCTGGAAGCCGCGGACCATGGCCGCGGCGAAGTCGGAGGCCAGGCAGGGGTCCTCCCCGAAGCTCTCGGCGATCCGGCCCCACCTCGGGTCGCGCGCGATGTCCATCATCGGGGCGAAGGTCCAGTGGTAGCCCGCCCGGGAGGCTTCCCGCGCGGCCGCGCGGGCGCACGCCCGGGCGAGCTGCGGGTTCCAGGTCGCCGCCAGCCCCAGCGGGATCGGGAAGAGGGTGCGGAACCCGTGCACGACGTCGCGCCCCATGATCAAGGGGATCCCCAGCCGGCTCTCCTCGAGGGCGATCCGCTGGATCTCGCGGCTCGCTTCCGGATCGGCGACGTTGAGCATCGACCCGATCCTCCCTTCCCGCAGCCGTTGCCTCAATCCGTCCGTGACCCCGCCGCAATCGGAGAGCTGGACCATCTGTCCGACCTTTTCCCGCAGCGTCATCGCGGCGAGAAGCTTTTCGATCCTCTTTCCGGTCTCGGTTCTGGCGGTCATGTTGTTCCGATCAGGATTCGGGCGTTTGACTTCAATCATACCGCGCGTTCCCCCTTCTTGCGGCCAATTCCCGCTCGACGGCCAGCACCTTTGCGCGGTCGAGGGGGTAGAGGAGCAGGGCGATCCCCTTGCCGACGGCGAAAAGGGCGGGGATGACGGAGAACATCAGCAGGATCCCCCGGAGGGTGGATTCCGATTGCGCCCGGTTGGCGACAAAGCCGAACCCGGCGAGCAGGTGACCCCCCAGAAACCCCGCGATCATGGTGCCCGTCTTCAGGGAGAAGAGGGAGGCGGAGTGGATCAGCCCGGTGGAACGCCTGCCGAAGCGGCTCTCGCCGTAGTCGGCGACATCGCCGTACATCGACCAGACCAGGGCGGAGGTCGGGCCCATCATGAAGGAACCGGCGGCGTTCAGGGCCAGCATGAGGCCATAGTATCCGGGCGGAACGAAGTAGAAGGCGAACCAGCACGCGGCGGTGCCGAAGGTGAGGGCGGCCGACAGCGGCTTCTTGTCGACCCTCCGGATCAGGAAACCGACGCAGAGCACCCCGAGCATCATCATGAGCCGGCCCAGGCTCAGGAAGAGCGAGACCCTGTCCATTCCCAGGAAAACGGGATCCCCCCCCGCCCCGACCACGTACTTGAAATAATGAAGGGTGACCGAGTCGCGGACGGCGATGAAGGTCGTGGAGAAGAGGGCGGCGAAAAAGAGGATGACCCAGGGGCGGTTGCGCACGAGTTCCCCGAGTTCCTCCCGGATATCCTGGCGCTGCCCCTCGGGAGGCTGCACCCGTTCGCGCGTCGAAAGGAAGGTGATCCAGAAGAGAACGACCGACGCCACGGCGAACAGCCCCATGGTGTGCTGGAACCCGCGCAGTTCGTCCCCGCCCCCGAGCCGCTCGACCAGGCCCCGGACATACATCGAGATCAGCAGGCCGCCCCCGTAGGCGCCGGCGAACCGGAAGTTGGAGGCCACGGTCCGTGCGTGCGACGAGGGGCTCAGCACCCCCATCAGCGAGGAGTAGGGGACGTTGATGGCGGTGTAGGCCATCATCATCATCGAGTAGGTGAAGTAGGCGTAAACGATCTTGGCCGCCCCCTCGAGCGGCGGGTTGGCGAAGATCAGGTACCCGAAGATCCCGTAGGGGACGGACACCCAGAACAGCCAGGGGCGGTACTTGCCCCAGCGGGTGCGGGTGCGGTCGCAGATGATGCCCATGATCGGGTCGTTGACGGCGTCCCACAGCCGGGTGATGAGAAACATCGTCCCGGCGGCGGCGGCGTCGATTCCGAACACGTCGGTGTAGTAGTAGAGAAGGAAGATGTTGAAGGTCTGAAAGAAGAAATTGGAGGCGGTGTCGCCGAGCGCGAAGCCGACATTTTCGAAAAAGGGCAGTCTTCCTTGCGGACGGCCGCCGGGGGTCTGGCGCATGAGGTTCTCGACGTTTCCGGGTTCAGACGATGCCTTGTGGGCTGCGATCTTACTATCGGGCCGCGGGCGCGTCAACCGCCATCGGGCGGCGCGCCCCTTTTGCCGGGGGAACCGATGGCGGGCCGCCCGTGCTTTCGGGTATAATCGCCCCGGGAGGAATGGATGAAATTTACGCTGAATCACAACAACTTCAACGTCCTGGACCTCGAGAAGAGCCTCCAATTTTACACGGAGGCCCTGGGGTTGGTCGAAACGAGGCGGTACGAACCCGAGGACAAAAGCTTCAAGCTGGTATTCCTCGGAGACGGCGAGACGCCGCACCGGATCGAGTTGACATGGCTCCGGGACCGCACCGAGCCGTATGACCTGGGGGACAACGAATTCCATCTCGCCCTGAAGACGGACGACTACGCCGCCGCCTTCGCCCGCCACAAGGAGATGGGGTGCGTGTGCTACGAAAACCCCGGGATGGGCATTTACTTCATCGAAGACCCGGACGGCTACTGGATCGAGATCATCCCGGAGCGCGGCTAGGCGAAGACATTACCACGAAGGCGGCGCAGACGCCGCAGGGGAGGAACCATGGGCCGCGACCCGTACCGTATCGCCGTCATCGTCGGGAGCCTGCGCCGGGAATCGATCAACCGCCGGCTGTCGGAGGCGCTGATCCGGCTGGCGCCTCCGGACCTGGCCCTGCAGCGGGTCGGGATCGGCGACCTGCCGCTCTACAACCAGGACGACGACGAGCGGCAGGCGGCCCCGGTGCTGCGGTTCAAGGGGGAGATCGAGGCCTCCGAGGGCCTGATCTTCGTCACCCCCGAGTACAACCGGTCGATCCCCGGCGTCCTCAAGAACGCCATCGACCACGGGTCCCGCCCCTACGGCAAGAGCGTGTGGGGCGGCCGGCCCGCGGGCGTCATCGGGGCCACCTTCGGCATGATCGGCACGGCGGCGGCCCAGCAGCATCTGCGCAACATCCTCGCGTGCCTGAACGTGCGGACCATGGGTCAGCCAGAAGCCTTCATCCGGATCACCGACGGCTTCTTCGACCCGGAAGGGAACGCGGGCTCCGAAAGCAGGGAGTTCCTGCAGAAATGGATGAAGCGGTTCGCGGCCTGGGTGAGGCTGCACGCCGACTGAGGCGGCCGGGCGGCCTTCAGTCCACGTACACCCGCGGCACCCGGGTGTTGATATTGGTCAGGATCTCGTAGGGGATCGTCCCCGCCCAGCGGGCCAGGTCTTCGGCCGTGATCCGCTCCCCCCCCGACTCCCCCAGGAGCACCACCTCGTCGCCGTTGTAGGCGGAGCCCCGCCCGATGTGGACCATCATCTGGTCCATGCAGATGGTGCCGACTTGGACGTGGCGCTCTCCCCGGATAAGGACTTCGGCCCGGTTGGACATGCTCCGGAAGTATCCGTCGCCGTACCCGACCGGGACGGTCACCACGCGCGCCGCCTGTTCGGGCCGCCACGTGGACCCGTAACTGACGCCGTGGCCCGGCTGGACGACCTTGAAATAGACTACGCGCGATTTCCACGCGAGCGCCGGTTCCACCGCGATCGTGCGCTCGACCTCGGGAGAGGGGTAGACCCCGTAGAGCAGGATTCCGGGGCGCACCATGTCCAGGCGGCTCTCGGGGAGGCGCAGCACCGCCGCGGAATTGGCGATGTGGCGCACCGGCATGGGAAGGCTGCGGCGCTCGTAGAAGCGGAGCACCTCCTGGAACCGCTGCAGCTGCCGCCGCGCGTCGGCCGGGTCCGGGGCGTCGGAGTTGGCGAAGTGGGAGAAGATCCCCTCCACCTGCACGTGCGCGCACCGGAGCGCCGCCTCCTGCAGCCGCCCGGCGCTGTAGTGGTGGACGCCGATGCGCTCCATGCCGGTGTCGATTTTCAGGTGCACCTTCGCCGCGAGCCCCATCGCCCCGGCCACCGCGTCGATCTGCTCGAGGCGCTCCACCGACGACGCCGTCAGGGTGAGGTCGTGCCGGAGGTAGCTCCCGATCTGGTCCCCCCAGACCCCGCCAAGGACGAGGATGGGGGCCGTCACCCCCAGCCGGCGCAGCAGGATCCCCTCCTCGAGCACCGCGACGCCGACGCAGTCGGTCCTGGGGGAGAGCGCCCGCGCCACCGCCGCCAACCCGTGCCCGTAGGCGTTGGCCTTCACCACCAGCATGATTTTCGCCGGGGCGACCGCTTTGCGGATGGCTTCGAGGTTGCGCCCGAGGCGGCCGAGGTGCACCTCTGCCCAGGTCGCTCGGACCCCGCCCTCCTCGGCTATGACGCTGTCGTGGATCTGCATGGGGCGTATTCTAGCCCAAATCGGCTCCGCCGGGTACCGGGAACCCGCCGGCTGAGGGCCCGAATCTGCTTTACTCCCGGTCGGATGCCGTTTTAAAGTCGCTGCCAGGGAGGGAGTGCCATGAACAAGAGGGCGTATGCCGCGCTGATCATCGTCTTTCTGGGGGGATTCCCGGCGCTGTCGGGGTGCAGGGGGGGCAAGACTCCCCGGCTGGGGAAAGACCCTGTCGCGCGCGTCGTCGCCGCCATGACGCTCGATGAGAAGGCCTGGTTCGTGACCGGCACCGGCATGGAGTTGCCCGGGATGCCGGGTGAAGCGGAGGCGGTGGCGGCCGCGGGGGCTCCGGTGGTGGGGGAGACCCGGAACCTGGTGCCGGGCGCCGCCGGCACCACCTATGAAATCCCCCGGCTCGGTATCCCGGCGATGGTGATGGCCGACGGCCCCGCGGGAGTGCGCATCAGCCCCACCCGGGAAGGGGACCCCGCCACCTATTACTGCACCGCCTTCCCCGTCGCCACCCTCCTGGCGTCCACGTGGGACCCGGACCTCGTCCGCAGGGTGGGGGAAGCCATGGGAGAGGAGGCGCTGGAATACGGGGTCGATATCCTGCTGGCGCCCGGGATGAACCTTCACCGCAACCCGCTCTGCGGAAGAAATTTCGAATACTATTCCGAGGATCCGCTGGTGACCGGGACCATGGCCGCGGCCATGGTCGGGGGGGTGCAGTCCCGGGGGGTGGGGACCGCGGTCAAGCATTTCGCCGCCAACAACGCCGAGACCAACCGCAACGCGCTGGACACGGTGGTCGGCCGGAGGGCGCTCAGGGAACTCTACCTCGAGGGATTCCGCGTCGCGATTCAGGAGGCGAAGCCCTGGACCGTCATGTCTTCCTATAACCTGATCAACGGCGTGCATGCCTCGGAAAGCCACGACCTGCTGACGAGGGTGCTGCGCGACGACTGGGGATTCGGCGGCTTCGTCATGACCGACTGGTTCGGCGGTGTCGACGCGGCCGCCCAGCTGCGGGCGGGGAACGACCTGCTCATGCCGGGGAAGGCCGATCAGGGTGCGGCCGTCATCCGGGCGGTGAGCGAGAAACGGCTCGAGGAGAGCGTGCTCGACCGGAATATCGAACGGATCCTTAAGGTCCTCCTGGAAAGCCCGCGGCTGAAGGGGTACCGGTACTCCAACCGTCCCGATCTGAAGGCCCATGCCGCGGTGGCGCGGCAGGCTGCGGCCGAGGGGATGGTGCTGCTCGAGAACCGCCGGTCGACCCTGCCGCTTCCGTCGCGGTCCAAGACCATTGCCGCTTTCGGAAACACCTCCTATGCCATCATCACCGGGGGGACGGGAAGCGGGGATGTGAACGAAGCCTACAGCGTTTCCCTGACCGGGGGCCTCGAGGGGGCCGGGTTCAGGGTCGAGCCGCATCTCGGGGACGCCTACGAGGCCTATCTCCTGCGGGAGCGCGAGCGGCGGCCCCCCGCCAAGCCGTTCTCCCTCCCCGACCCGATCGCCGAGATGGGGGTTTCTCCCGCCCTGGCGGCCAGAATGGCCCGATCTTCGGATGCGGCCCTGATCACCATCGGCCGCAACTCGGGCGAGGGGGGGGACCGCAAGGTGGAGGCCGATTTCAACCTCACCCAGGGGGAGAAGGAGCTGATCCGGCGGGTGGCCGAGGCTTTTCATGCCAGGGGGAAGCGGGTGATCGTGGTGCTCAATGTCGGTGGTGTCATCGAAACCGCCAGCTGGCGCCATCTGCCCGATGCCATCCTGCTCGCCTGGCAGGGGGGGCAGGAAACGGGGAATTCGATCGCCGATATCCTCGGCGGCAGGGTGAATCCCTCCGGGCGGCTCGCGTCCACCTTCCCGGTGAAATACGAGGACGTCCCCTCGGCCGACCACTTTCCCGGGGAGGTGGTGGAGAAGACGCCGTCCCGCCCCGGGGAGGATCCTGGCGACATGGCAGGACCCTTCCGGCGCCCGCGGGCCAGCCGGGTCGAATACCGGGAAGGGATCTACGTCGGGTATCGGTATTACGGGACCTTCGGCGTCGAGCCCGCGTACCCGTTCGGGCACGGTCTTTCCTATACGACGTTCGAGTACGGTGCCCTTGCGCTCGGCGCGCCCGAATTTTCGGGATCGATGAGGGTGACGGTCAGGGTGAGAAACGCCGGCGGGGTCGCGGGCAGGGAGGTCGTGCAGCTTTACCTGAGCGCGCCCGCGCGCCGGCTCGACAAGCCGGCGCTGGAGCTCAAGGGCTTCGCGAAGACGCGGCTCCTGGAGCCGGGCGAGTCCGAGACCCTGGAGTTCCTCCTCACGCCGCGATCGATCGCCTCCTTCGACCCCGCCCGTTCGAGCTGGGTCGCGGAGGAGGGGGCCTACACCGTGAAGGTCGGGGCCTCCGCGCGCGACATCCGCCTGGTCGCGGGTTTCGGGCTGGAGCGGGAAATAGTGGTGCGAGGGGAGAGCGACGCGCTCCCCCCCCGGGCCCCGATCGAGGAGAGGAAGCCGCCGGCGCGATAGGCTAGGCCGGCTGCCGGTCTTCGGCCTCGATCAGGGCGACGAAGACGTCCTCGAGGGAGGGCTGGATCTTCTCGAGCCGGCGGATCCCGATGCCGCGCTCGCCGAGGCGCGCGCGGATGACGGCGGCGCCCGATTCGAAGTCGTCGACCCCCACGTGCAGCCCCCCGCCGAAGACCGCGACCTCCCGTATCCCCGGGAGCTTTTCCAGCGCCCGCATGGTGTCGAGCGGCGCCGACGTGTCCAGCTGCACGAGGGTGTGGGTGGCGAGGTCCGCCCGCAGCCGGCCCGGCGCGCCCAGCGCGATGATGCGGCCGCGGTACATCAGCGCCAGGCGGTGGCAGTACTCCGCCTCGTCCATGTAGTGGGTGCTGACGAAGATGGTGTGGCCGGTCCCGGCCATTTCACGGATCAGGTCCCAGAAGGCCGCGCGCGCGATCGGGTCCACCCCGGAGGTGGGTTCGTCCAGGAAAAGGATCGGCGGGTCGTGCAGAATGGCGCAGCCGAGCGCCAGCCGCTGTTTCCACCCCCCCGAGAGGGTGCGCGTCAGCGCCGTGCGCCTCTCCGAGAGGCCGGCCATTTCGAGCACGTACCGTTTCCGCTCCTCGCGCATGCCGCGCGCGACGCCGTACATGCCGGTGTAGAAATCGATGTTCTGCTCGACGGTCAGGTCGTCGTACAGGGAGAACTTCTGCGACATGTAGCCGATGTTCCGCCGCACCTCCTCCGGGTCGGCGGCCACGTCGACGCCCCCCACCCGGGCCCTTCCCGCGGTGGGGGTCAGCAGGCCGCACAGCATCCGGATCGTGGTGGACTTCCCCGCGCCGTTCGGCCCCAGGAAGCCGAAGATCTCCCCCCGGCCCACCCGCAGGGTGACGCCGTCCACGGCCGTGAAGGAGCCGAATGTCTTCACCAGCCCGTCGGTTTCCACCGCGTGGTCGTTCATGATCCTCCCGCGGTTTCGGCCGCGCGCACCGTCCGGATGAAGACCGCCTCGAGGTTCTCCGCTCCCGCGGCGCGCTTGAGCGCCTCGGGCGCGTCGCAGCGGATCAGGGAGCCGCGGTGCATCAGCCCCACGCGGTTGCAGCGTTCGGCTTCGTCGAGGTAGGCCGTCGTCATCAGGATGGTGATCCCGTCCTTGAGCAGCTGGTAGAGGATGGTCCAGAAATCCCTGCGTGACACCGGGTCCACGCCGTTGGTGGGTTCGTCCAGAAACAGGATCTCGGGCCGGTGGAGGAGCGTGCACATGAGCGCGAGCTTCTGTTTCATTCCCCCCGAGAGCTGGCCCGCACGGCGGTCCCGGAACGGCTCCATGCGCGTCATGGCGAGCAGGCGCCGGGAAAGGTCGGAGCGCTCCGCTCCCGTGACCCCGAAGAGGTCGGCGTAGAAACTCATGTTTTCGCGGACGGAGAGGTCCGCGTAGAGCCCGAAGCGCTGAGCCATGTACCCGATCCTGTCCTTCACGGCCTGCGGCTCGCGCGCGACGTCGAACCCGGCGACCTCGGCGCTCCCCCCGGTGGGGTCCATGAGGCCGCAGAGCATGCGCAGCGTCGTCGTCTTTCCGGCCCCGTCCGGGCCGACCAGGCCGAAGATCTCCCCGCGCGCCACCTCGAGGTCCAGGCCGTCGACCGCGACCAGCTCCCCGAAGCGGCGGGTCAGGCCCCGCGTCCGGATGATGGGATCCATGGCTTACTCCAGTTCCAGGACGGCGTCCGCGGGCATGTTCGACTTCAACTCCTGGTCCGGGTTCGCCAGATCGATCTTGATCCGGTAGACCAGCTTCACGCGCTCCTCCGGGGTCTGGATCTGCTTGGGGGTGAACTCCGCCTCGGAGGAGATGAAGCTCACCCGCCCCTCGTACTTTTTATCCGGATAGGAGTCGGTGGTGACGACGGCGCGGGTCCCGAGCTTGACCCTGCCCAGGTCGGTCTGGTTGATGTAGGCGCGCAGCCACGGGTGCTCGATGTCCCCGATCGAAAGGACCGGCGTCCCGGCGGCGAGGACCTCCCCCGGCTCGGCCGATTTCACCAGGACCACCCCGTCGACCGGGGAGACCGCGGCCGCATCGGCGATCTGGGTGTTGACGAGTGCGAGGTTCGCCCCGGCTCGGGCGATTTCGGCCCGGCGCAGGGGGAGCTCCTGCTCCCGCTTCCGGATCTCCAGGCGGTTGTTTTCGGCCGCCCGGACGGCGGCACGCGCCC is a window from the Acidobacteriota bacterium genome containing:
- a CDS encoding ABC transporter ATP-binding protein, with protein sequence MDPIIRTRGLTRRFGELVAVDGLDLEVARGEIFGLVGPDGAGKTTTLRMLCGLMDPTGGSAEVAGFDVAREPQAVKDRIGYMAQRFGLYADLSVRENMSFYADLFGVTGAERSDLSRRLLAMTRMEPFRDRRAGQLSGGMKQKLALMCTLLHRPEILFLDEPTNGVDPVSRRDFWTILYQLLKDGITILMTTAYLDEAERCNRVGLMHRGSLIRCDAPEALKRAAGAENLEAVFIRTVRAAETAGGS
- the bglX gene encoding beta-glucosidase BglX, which encodes MTARTETGKRIEKLLAAMTLREKVGQMVQLSDCGGVTDGLRQRLREGRIGSMLNVADPEASREIQRIALEESRLGIPLIMGRDVVHGFRTLFPIPLGLAATWNPQLARACARAAAREASRAGYHWTFAPMMDIARDPRWGRIAESFGEDPCLASDFAAAMVRGFQGNDLSDPDAVAACAKHFAGYGAVEGGRDYDTVSLPEGLLRDVHLPPFRAAVDAGVATVMTAFNELNGVPATGSAHLLRRILREEWGFGGFVVSDWQAPAEMIEHGFCTDLGDAARKALLAGVDMEMQSTAYADHLEELVTSGEVPPGLVDEAARRILEVKFRLGLFDGRRPCAAGPDPKPEPAHLELARQAARESVVLLKNRGRLLPLSRGVRSLAVIGPLADDPYEVLGTWNRDGRTEETVTPLEALREFLGGKTRIHAVAGLDYTRSRYTSQFEAALDAARQSDVVLFFGGEEAILSGEAHSRARLDLPGAQDALIAEIARSGRPLVLVILAGRPLTIGSAAEKADAVLYAWHPGTMCGPALVDLIFGTESPSGKLPVTFPSTEGQIPIYYAHKNTGRPPDKQPLTLIDDIPLRARQSSLGDCARYLDAGYRPLYPFGYGLSYTEFGYFNLEISSTKIRAGERLLVSVEVANIGAVEAEEVVQLYIRDTVASLTRPVRELKGFKRVRLRPQESRTVIFDLSVDVLGFHDAGMDYVVEPGTFHLWIGGDSEATLMGAFEVIA
- a CDS encoding MFS transporter, with the protein product MRQTPGGRPQGRLPFFENVGFALGDTASNFFFQTFNIFLLYYYTDVFGIDAAAAGTMFLITRLWDAVNDPIMGIICDRTRTRWGKYRPWLFWVSVPYGIFGYLIFANPPLEGAAKIVYAYFTYSMMMMAYTAINVPYSSLMGVLSPSSHARTVASNFRFAGAYGGGLLISMYVRGLVERLGGGDELRGFQHTMGLFAVASVVLFWITFLSTRERVQPPEGQRQDIREELGELVRNRPWVILFFAALFSTTFIAVRDSVTLHYFKYVVGAGGDPVFLGMDRVSLFLSLGRLMMMLGVLCVGFLIRRVDKKPLSAALTFGTAACWFAFYFVPPGYYGLMLALNAAGSFMMGPTSALVWSMYGDVADYGESRFGRRSTGLIHSASLFSLKTGTMIAGFLGGHLLAGFGFVANRAQSESTLRGILLMFSVIPALFAVGKGIALLLYPLDRAKVLAVERELAARRGNARYD
- a CDS encoding ABC transporter ATP-binding protein, coding for MNDHAVETDGLVKTFGSFTAVDGVTLRVGRGEIFGFLGPNGAGKSTTIRMLCGLLTPTAGRARVGGVDVAADPEEVRRNIGYMSQKFSLYDDLTVEQNIDFYTGMYGVARGMREERKRYVLEMAGLSERRTALTRTLSGGWKQRLALGCAILHDPPILFLDEPTSGVDPIARAAFWDLIREMAGTGHTIFVSTHYMDEAEYCHRLALMYRGRIIALGAPGRLRADLATHTLVQLDTSAPLDTMRALEKLPGIREVAVFGGGLHVGVDDFESGAAVIRARLGERGIGIRRLEKIQPSLEDVFVALIEAEDRQPA
- a CDS encoding beta-glucosidase — protein: MNKRAYAALIIVFLGGFPALSGCRGGKTPRLGKDPVARVVAAMTLDEKAWFVTGTGMELPGMPGEAEAVAAAGAPVVGETRNLVPGAAGTTYEIPRLGIPAMVMADGPAGVRISPTREGDPATYYCTAFPVATLLASTWDPDLVRRVGEAMGEEALEYGVDILLAPGMNLHRNPLCGRNFEYYSEDPLVTGTMAAAMVGGVQSRGVGTAVKHFAANNAETNRNALDTVVGRRALRELYLEGFRVAIQEAKPWTVMSSYNLINGVHASESHDLLTRVLRDDWGFGGFVMTDWFGGVDAAAQLRAGNDLLMPGKADQGAAVIRAVSEKRLEESVLDRNIERILKVLLESPRLKGYRYSNRPDLKAHAAVARQAAAEGMVLLENRRSTLPLPSRSKTIAAFGNTSYAIITGGTGSGDVNEAYSVSLTGGLEGAGFRVEPHLGDAYEAYLLRERERRPPAKPFSLPDPIAEMGVSPALAARMARSSDAALITIGRNSGEGGDRKVEADFNLTQGEKELIRRVAEAFHARGKRVIVVLNVGGVIETASWRHLPDAILLAWQGGQETGNSIADILGGRVNPSGRLASTFPVKYEDVPSADHFPGEVVEKTPSRPGEDPGDMAGPFRRPRASRVEYREGIYVGYRYYGTFGVEPAYPFGHGLSYTTFEYGALALGAPEFSGSMRVTVRVRNAGGVAGREVVQLYLSAPARRLDKPALELKGFAKTRLLEPGESETLEFLLTPRSIASFDPARSSWVAEEGAYTVKVGASARDIRLVAGFGLEREIVVRGESDALPPRAPIEERKPPAR
- the alr gene encoding alanine racemase — protein: MQIHDSVIAEEGGVRATWAEVHLGRLGRNLEAIRKAVAPAKIMLVVKANAYGHGLAAVARALSPRTDCVGVAVLEEGILLRRLGVTAPILVLGGVWGDQIGSYLRHDLTLTASSVERLEQIDAVAGAMGLAAKVHLKIDTGMERIGVHHYSAGRLQEAALRCAHVQVEGIFSHFANSDAPDPADARRQLQRFQEVLRFYERRSLPMPVRHIANSAAVLRLPESRLDMVRPGILLYGVYPSPEVERTIAVEPALAWKSRVVYFKVVQPGHGVSYGSTWRPEQAARVVTVPVGYGDGYFRSMSNRAEVLIRGERHVQVGTICMDQMMVHIGRGSAYNGDEVVLLGESGGERITAEDLARWAGTIPYEILTNINTRVPRVYVD
- a CDS encoding NAD(P)H-dependent oxidoreductase, whose protein sequence is MGRDPYRIAVIVGSLRRESINRRLSEALIRLAPPDLALQRVGIGDLPLYNQDDDERQAAPVLRFKGEIEASEGLIFVTPEYNRSIPGVLKNAIDHGSRPYGKSVWGGRPAGVIGATFGMIGTAAAQQHLRNILACLNVRTMGQPEAFIRITDGFFDPEGNAGSESREFLQKWMKRFAAWVRLHAD
- a CDS encoding lactoylglutathione lyase, whose amino-acid sequence is MKFTLNHNNFNVLDLEKSLQFYTEALGLVETRRYEPEDKSFKLVFLGDGETPHRIELTWLRDRTEPYDLGDNEFHLALKTDDYAAAFARHKEMGCVCYENPGMGIYFIEDPDGYWIEIIPERG